In Aquimarina sp. TRL1, a single window of DNA contains:
- a CDS encoding sensor histidine kinase: MFCITRRGVETFYLIIFFTLFFLFERFTAQEKEIEAAKTAQYQSELKSLKAQIHPHFIFNTLNAIYSHAIVENLDSKFSNLIFQFSDILKYVVYEGQVKEVALSRELEIIESYITLQSFRHEEHVIVQYTSEITNNRLYIAPLLLITFIENAFKHTGNLTGEQHPITIEIREHSNVLHFYCKNPYTGKNDGILSSVRETESSENGIGLENTKKRLDILYPEKHHLHITKEASFFSVRLQIHLL, translated from the coding sequence ATGTTTTGTATCACACGAAGAGGTGTCGAAACTTTTTATTTGATTATTTTCTTTACTCTCTTCTTTTTGTTTGAACGGTTTACAGCTCAAGAGAAAGAGATAGAGGCTGCTAAAACAGCACAGTACCAATCAGAATTAAAATCACTCAAGGCACAGATTCACCCTCATTTTATTTTTAATACTCTTAATGCTATTTATTCTCATGCTATTGTAGAAAATCTAGATTCTAAGTTTTCTAACCTGATTTTTCAGTTTTCTGACATTCTAAAATATGTTGTGTATGAAGGACAGGTTAAAGAGGTTGCTTTATCTCGAGAACTAGAAATTATCGAGAGCTATATTACCCTACAAAGCTTTCGACATGAAGAACATGTTATTGTCCAATATACTAGCGAAATAACAAATAATCGATTGTATATTGCTCCTCTTTTATTAATTACCTTTATAGAAAATGCTTTTAAGCATACAGGAAATCTGACAGGAGAACAACACCCAATTACTATCGAGATTCGGGAACATAGTAATGTCTTACATTTTTATTGCAAAAATCCATATACTGGTAAAAATGACGGCATCCTTTCTTCTGTTCGAGAAACGGAATCTTCTGAAAATGGAATTGGTCTAGAAAACACCAAAAAACGATTAGACATTTTATATCCAGAAAAGCATCACTTACACATCACTAAAGAGGCTTCTTTTTTTTCTGTCCGACTACAAATACACTTATTATGA
- a CDS encoding LytTR family DNA-binding domain-containing protein translates to MKCIIIEDERPAQKLLKNYIERYPKLKLIAMYTSALDVDMGMIASCDLLFLDIKLPQISGLSFLQTLPVKPEVIITTAFANYALEAFELEMTDYLLKPFNFERFFKAVSKAENQFQLKNKQKEGKTERTFFFIYADKTFSRIDRDDILFIKSDDDYITIHTSHKKWLLNDTLKRWTHKLPNNIFVKVHQSYLINKSKIDTVKGNQVLIGAHTIPISRSHKKSFLDQLSDYL, encoded by the coding sequence ATGAAATGCATTATTATAGAAGATGAAAGACCTGCTCAAAAATTATTAAAAAATTATATCGAGCGTTATCCCAAACTAAAATTAATAGCTATGTATACTTCTGCTCTAGATGTAGACATGGGTATGATTGCCAGTTGTGACCTTCTCTTTTTAGACATTAAATTACCACAGATCTCTGGTTTATCTTTTTTGCAAACATTACCTGTAAAACCAGAAGTAATTATCACTACAGCTTTTGCTAATTATGCCTTAGAAGCGTTCGAATTAGAAATGACTGACTATCTGCTAAAACCGTTTAACTTCGAGCGATTTTTTAAGGCCGTTAGCAAGGCTGAAAACCAATTTCAGTTAAAGAATAAACAGAAAGAAGGAAAAACAGAAAGAACATTTTTTTTCATCTATGCCGATAAAACTTTTTCCAGAATAGACCGAGATGATATTTTATTTATAAAGTCTGATGATGACTATATAACAATCCACACTTCTCACAAAAAATGGCTATTAAATGACACCCTGAAAAGATGGACACACAAACTTCCTAACAATATCTTTGTGAAAGTACACCAATCCTACCTTATTAATAAAAGTAAAATTGATACTGTTAAAGGGAATCAGGTATTAATCGGAGCTCACACAATTCCAATAAGCAGAAGTCATAAAAAATCTTTCTTAGATCAGTTATCTGATTATTTATAA